The DNA sequence TGATGTCGCCGGGCAGCAGCGTCATGTTGCGGCTGGCGTGGGCGATGAGCTGGTCGACCGGGAAGATGAGCTGGTCGGTGTTGCTGTGCTGCATCACCTCGCCGTTCCAGCGGCAGGTCACGTCGAGGCCGTGCGCGAGGTCCGGCAGCTCGTCGGGCGTAACGATCCACGGTCCGCAGGGGCCGCCGGTGTCGATGCTCTTGCCGCGGAAGAACTGCTTGTCGGCGTACTGGGCCGCGCGGTCGCTCACGTCGTTGAAGCACGTGTAGCCGGCGATGTGGTGCACCGCGTCCTCGCGCCGGATCGCCCGCCCGGGCCGGGAGATGATCACCGCGAGCTCACCCTCGGCGTCGACCTGGGTCAGGTCCTCGGCGATCTCGATGGGCAGCTCGGGCGC is a window from the bacterium genome containing:
- a CDS encoding fumarylacetoacetate hydrolase family protein, which encodes METILAQGGDLPLPFVRLGLRGGAPLLAPVILPSKIICVGLNYRDHAEEQNKPLPQAPMLFSKATTCLQAPELPIEIAEDLTQVDAEGELAVIISRPGRAIRREDAVHHIAGYTCFNDVSDRAAQYADKQFFRGKSIDTGGPCGPWIVTPDELPDLAHGLDVTCRWNGEVMQHSNTDQLIFPVDQLIAHASRNMTLLPGDIISTGTPGGVGVFREPQVFLKPGDVVEVEVEGIGVLRNPVRRWTRPGS